The Triticum aestivum cultivar Chinese Spring chromosome 5A, IWGSC CS RefSeq v2.1, whole genome shotgun sequence genomic sequence CCTTCTTGCAATCTGGGTCCACTTGAATTCTCTGAGAATATAGAACGTCTAACAATGCTAGTGCTTCTCTAATCGCCATGGCTGTGAGAACTTCAGGTTCATCAATATTTTTGAAGACAACCACAGATGCTCCCTGAAAAATTCCTGAGAAATCGTGGCACATAGCTCCTACAACTCCATACCCTCCTGCACAGAATTGATGCATCCACATGTATCTTCGAGTGATCCTCCGGCGGTGGTATCCATGCAGACGAACGAGGGGGCGCCGCTGCAATTCGGGACCTCGGCTTGTTCAAACCACCATCTACATAGGGCATGTTCTGAACTCCTCCTAACTCTCCCAACTCCAAAAATCCAGCTTCCCAATCCATTTTCTCACTCCACACGGCGATTCATGTCCTTTCGGCAGCGGAAACAGCTACTCTGTCGCCACTTTGGGCTGGTAGCGGCATATTGTGCTGGATGGAAATCGTCCCATGGACCAAGCATGCAGCCCAAGAAAGGAGAGATGTGTTTTTATAGGAGGAAAGAGCCATGAGCCAGTTTTCACTAGGAAAGAGATTAAATGAAACGTTTCGTTCACTTCATGGTCGCAAACCATGTAATTTTAGCCAACTCCATGTTTTGGAGGATTCCCTGAAGCTGCTATTTGCCAACTTCTCGACTCCACGCTTATTACGCTAGGATTCAGGGATTCAGCACAGCTTCTCAAAGCTAACTTCTCGAGCTAGAATTGTTCGGCTCCGCTCCGCAGATGGAGTTTGTGAAGCATGGAGCTGGAGGACTTCAGAAAAGGCCCATAGTAGGAGCCATCTATTTGTGATGCAAACATACTGCAAGCATTCGCAAATTATATCCGATTTCCCCGTCGCCGTACGGCCCGGTACCTTTTCCCCGTCGCCGTACGTGCTTGGCCCGTGTCTGTAGCAGGCAGATCGAACTAGGCCCTGCATGCATCCCTTGGGAGAAAGGTCAATAGGTCACACGTACGTAAGGCTATCTAGTCGCTGCATTTGTCTAGAAAAAAGCTAGTTGCTGCATGCATGGCTTGGGAGAATAGGTCACATGACCGAGGCTGACCCTTCCATTTACTCGTGTTTTTCAATGATTTGGCTTGGATAATGGGGCGCATATAAATGCAGGTGCAGTCCAACTTCACGCGGAGTATAGTTCAGGGCTGGGTTTTAATTAACATGGTGTATATGATCTCGACTCAGATTTTTTTTAGCAAAAATCACATCATTTACGTTTTAGAAAGTTATGATACTGTATTCATGTGGGGAATGGATATATATcctcgcaaaaaaataaaaaaggagaatgGATATATATAAGGTTTTGTTTTTTCGATAATCATGTCGAGCATGGATATAGGTATGTGCATGTAAATAGCAAATTGGTCGAAGCACAGTGCAAGTCACAAAAACTTGTGTCGATACAAAATGGTTATGTTTTAAGTTTCAAAATGCATGATATTTTTCCTACTCATAAATGGTTATGTATAAGTTTCAAAATTAACTTGCACCTATATACTTGCATTCATCCTCTACATGCATGATTTTCTATAGTTTTAAAAACTTAAATAATGTGTTTTATGTTAAAATTCTTGGTCGAGATCATTTCCCGCAGGAAAGAAAAAACTCTTGGTGGGTCGTTTCCTCCCTAAACCTAGGCGGCTAGGGAAAACTCTCCCATCCAGACTTCAATGGTGAGCCCGTGGATTCGTCTCCCATCTATATGCCGCTTTGGTGGCCGGTGGAGAGAGGGGATTTCCGATGGCTTCGCcccggttagtagtttaggttaggctTTTTAGTCCTCGCAGGTGCCGTGCTCAAGCGGATGGCGATATTTTTTCTTCTAGTTTGTCCTTCGGGCTCCAATCCTTCTCGAATTCGTCTGTCTGGACGTAGTCGACGAAGCTCCAACATAGATTCTTGTGGCCTCCTTAAACCGATAAGGTTAGAGTTTCTCGTCATGTGACGAGGTTTGGTGTCAGGTGGTGAGGTTTAGTGACTaatctctccgtcccataatataagatgttttttgacactacacaacTGCTAGCTAACCTAATTGTCATCTATTGGTTCCTACAAGATCTCAAGCCCAGGCCCACAGGGACATGTTTTTTACGGGGCAAAGATAAATCGAAAACGACAGAGACCATTTCCGTGACATAAACGGATATGCGAGGTCTCAACCGCAAATGTGCCACCGGTATAAATACATGACCATAGTGCAAGTGGAACTACAGGCACCGCATCTCCACTTGCGAGTTCAAGGAGCGACGCGTACGCATTTGCTGCCGGGCATGGACGACGAGCTgctctccccgtgctcctccttCTTCCAGGTCTCTCCGCCGTCCGGCCAGTTCGAGCATCAACACCACCAGTTTATCGAGTTCGCCTCCTGCGAGGTCCCGGAGCAATGGCTTCTCGGAGACGTCGTCGTGCCGGCCAAGAGCGAGGACGCGGGGGACCTGTGGCCCGCGGGGTCCCTGCTGTCGCCGGACTCCGATCTCTCCGAGCTGCCGGCGCCGAGCCTCCCTGCATCCACGGAGTCGACGCCACGTCCGGCGGCGAAGCGGCGGGGGAGGAAGCCGGGGCCCCGCCCCGAGGGCCCCACCGTCAGCCACGTGGAGGCGGAGCAGCAGCGCCGCGACAAGCTGAACCGCCGCTTCTGCGACCTCCGCGCCGCCGTGCCCACCGTATCACGCATGGACAAGGCCTCCCTGCTCGCCGACGCCGCCGCATACATCGCGGAGCTGCGCGCCCGCGTGGCCCGGCTCGAGGACGAGAGCAAGCAGGCGGCCGCCGCGAGGTGGGACACTAACTCGGCCTCCCTTGGCGGTGGCGGCGCCTCCTTCCAGAACTTTCTAGCCGGTGACGAGACGGTGGAGGTGCGGATGGTGGGGCGAGACGCCGCCGCAGTGCGCGTGACAACGGCCGCGGGGTCCGCCCCTCACGCGCCGGCGCGGCTGATGAGCGCGCTCCGGTCGCTGGAGCTGCAGGTGCAGCACGCGTGCGTGAGCCGCGTGCAGGGCGCGACAGTGCTGGACGTCGTGGTGGACGTGCCCGCCGCGCTGCAGCCCGATGACGGCGCCGCCCTCCGCTCCGCGCTGCGCCAGCGGCTACGGCTACGCGACAGCGCCTAGGGATAGAGCCTAGAGCTCCCCTAAGTTATCTCGTGAGCACGTACATCACGAGACAACTCCCGCATACGATGGATGCCATGCATGCTAAATCTGGCGCCTTTGCTGCGTGTCGTCCATGCAATAAATTCCAATACCCATATATACCCATTGTGAATAGTGATCAGTTAAAAGCTTGTTTGTATCTATACTTACGGATTGAGTATATGTATGCACGTGTGTTTACTAGTGTTATGTGCTTGTTAAACTATTGTGtaatatatacatgcatacatGTCCTGTATGATACCTTAATTAGTACTTGTATTGGTGTATCTTGCGCTCCTAGAAATGAATCATGAATGTTTGGTTCAAGAGAACGAGCTTATCAGCTTATGATCAATCTAATGGCCTCTCTATAATCCAATAAATTGATGGTACGCTGGTTTTGTTATTAGAAAGCTAGGGGCTAGCTCTTCGATACAGGTAGAGTTTATTACAAACGATTGAAGTGGGGGAGTAAGAGTTGAAAAGAGGATTTCTCGCTTCTTTCTCTGATGCAAAACTATGCTTGAATCTTTCATCTCACGCGCTCCTAAGTGATACAAGTGTTAAgatttagttaattagtttaattaaagggAAATCCTAGCTTTTCGAAACCGATGTGCGGTTTCTCCCCCGATGGGTCACGTCCTAATGTAACGGACGCGTCCTTCTAATCTTGCCTCTTGTAAGCGTCGCGACTGTGCGACGTGTCCCCTCCGGACATATAAATATGTACATCATTACAGTCAATCAAGTGAGATCATTTTACTGTTCACGCACAGTTTCTTTACACGTTGTCACGCACTTCTCTCCAGCGAGAGCGACAAGGCCGCACAAGAACTCGTCGGAGAAAAATCTGGAATGGTGAGGATGCCGTCCCTTGCCTctcttctccttggccttctctgGGAAGAGGGTCGCCGCCATTTTCTTGCCGAGCAGCGCCGCCGGTTCGTCCGCCATCGATGGGGGGCACCACCAGCAGTTTCTGGCCTCGGCATTAACCGCCGCCAGAACTTCTCCGGAGGATGCCGCCATCACGTGGCCGCTGGACGACGCCGTCGCACCACGCCGGTGAACCGACGCCTGGCCACGCCGGCAAACAACCGCCAGGGTCTGGACCCAGGGCTGGTCGCCGGACGAAGCGCACCACCACCGCTGAACGCCGAGATGGGCATGCCAGAGCCTGTTGTTGCCACTCCATCTGCACCAAGGAGGTGCCGTGTGCACGGAGATGGTCCGTGCCCCGCTCGCTCCATTGGCACATGCCTGCCGTCACCAACGCcaacagaggaggaggagcgggagatCGTCGCTGACGTACCTGCACGCGGCTACAGCCCGGCTCCGACGCGCGTCGCCAATGCCAGGGGCGACGGCTTCGTCTTCATCCCAACTCCAGGACGCACCATGGCCACCGCGGGCGTGGTCACCGCTGCCAGAGCAAGTGACACTCCGGGGACGAGCAGCGCACCATGGGCGTTTGGCCACTCCCCTGCTCCTCCCGGCGAACAGGGCATCTTCCTCTTCAGGGCAGGAGGGACGCCCGCCACGGATGTCGCTGGCACAAGCGGTGGCGCGGGTCCACCCGACACCGGCGCGAGCCGCCGTCTTTTCTTCGGGCGctccgtcgccgccgtcgaccgTCGCCCTGGACGCCGTCAGGGCGCCTGGAACCCGACGTCGCTCGGCCTCGCCAACGAACCTGACTACACCCCCtcgtcggacgaggaggagggctTCATCCCTTCACTGCCGGCGGCTCGCCGGTGAGCACGCGTACGGCGCGGCGGCCGGAACAGAGGAGGTGGCGCCGCGTGGGATGGGGATCGGGGGCGGTAGGGGAAACCCTAACCGTCGACCCCATTTATGCAGCAAATAAAGCGGCGCCGGGCTGTTGGGACGAAAGGCTAGATTTACTGTAGCAGTACTGTAGCAGTGGGCTATGCTATTGGTTTGGGTCGATCTGTTGCGATCCAGGAccattttttcgtttttctttttctgtttagtcCTTTTAACTAGCAGTTTGAAGTTGTGACTAGTTATTTAGTAATTTGTGTAAATTACTATATTGTGTTGTTCAGTAATTAGTGAATATTACTGTATTGTACAAGTACAATGTATGTCAACGTGTATGTTCCGGCAATTTGGCAATTACTATATGTTGATCAATATACATGCATTGTTTTATTTACAAAACAATTAATTTGCTATGAGAGTAAATTAATAAGCATGATAACTACATGCATGATATGGCTGACATATCTAAAAAAGAGTTTGCTGAACTTGCCGTCGATGGTTCTAACTATTTGACATGGGCAATGGATGTCAAAATCAATTTGACGGCCAAGGGACTCAATTCCGCTATAACCACACCTGCCCAAGGGACTGCATCCGTAACATACATAATAAGGTATTCAGCGTTGCACTTCATTCAACATCATCTTCACCCTGACCTAAAGACAGAGTATCTAATGGAGGAGAGCCCTCTGACACTCTGGAACTCCTTAAAGGAGAGGTATGATCAACAAAGGGCGGTGATGTTGCCTGAAGCGCAGCAGGAATGGGCGCTAGTCCGATTCCAAGACTTTAAGTCTGTAGCTGCATACAATTCTGCTATTCATAAGATCAACTCCAAGTTAAGATTCTGCAATAGTGCAGTCTCTGATGCTCATCTTATTGAAAAGATGCTTTCTACTTTCCATCCTTCTATGAGGATACTTGCTGAACAATATCGTTAGCAAAAGTATAAGAAGTATTCCGAGTTGATTTACTCGTTGCTTCAGGAAGATAAGCACAATGAGCTTCTTGAGAAGAACAATTTGGCTCGTCCAACAGGAACGATGCCTCTGCCTGAATCACACTTCAACTCTAAGAATACTCAAAAGTTCAATGGTTCCAAAAAGAACCGTAGGACATTCAATGGAAAGTGGAAGCGTAATGAGAAGCAGAATAAGTATGGCGTCCAAAAGGGAAAAGGTTCTTTCAAGAAGAATGAAAGGGCTAGCAACACCTGTTGCTTCAGATGTGGTTGTAAGGAACACATTGCAAAGAAGTGTGACACTTCCAAGCATTTGGTGGAATTGTACCAACAGTCACTTGGAAAGGGCAAGAAGGCTCAGGGGAACCAGTATGAAGCACACTTCACTGGCAATGAAGATGGTACCCCTACGGTTGATGGTTCTCGAGAGGATTCTCCGAACATGGACAACCAAGAGCAAAATCGGCAAGTGGAAGATCCAATACTAGATGTCGATGACATGCTAGTGGAATTTGGTTCTACTGACATATATGGAGACCAGATTTAGTCTCATTTGTCTAAatattgtaatgatgttattagacATATTACATGTGTTGTAAAATAAGTTATGTCCTTAGACATAATGTGTTAGCTATGTCGTGTGACATAGGGCTTGTAATAAGTACAAGACATATATAGTTTGTAATGTATGTATTGATTCTATAAGAGTTTGATTATATACTGAACTTGTTCTTTTACTCTATAGAACTTCAAGGAATAATACAATGGAGGAGGAAATGTGTTTAGTGGATAGTGCATCTACTAACACGATACTTAGGGAGATGAAGTATTTCCAGACACTCAAGAAGAGTAATGGAAGTGTCATGACAATTGCTGGTTGAGACACGGTAATTGTTGGTTCTGGTCAAGCTACAATTACACTCCCTATGGGTGCTAAATTGATAATCCAGGATGCTCTACTGTATCCAGATTCTACTCGTACCTTGCTGAGTTTTAAGGATATCCGCAAAAATGGTTTCCATGTGGAAACTAATGAAGAGAGTGGGGCTGAATGCCTACTCATAACTCAGCAAAAGGGATTTCCAAAGGAAGTCCTTGAGAATTTGCCTTCTCTATCTTCTGGGTTGTATTATACATATATTAAACCAGAGATGCATATGACGTACAAGATAGTTTTTCAGAATATTGATAAGTTCAAGATTTGGCATGGTCGCCTGGGTCATCCTGGTATTGGGATGATGGGAAAAATTATTGATGGTTCTGTCGGACACAACCTAACGGATAGAAAGTTCCCAAAATCATCGGATTTTGTATGCACATCATGTGCAACTGGGAAGTTGATCACAAGGCCATCTCATATGAAATTAAAGGATGAGCAACTTGATTTCCTTGAACGCATTCAAGGAGATATTTGTGGTCGAATACAACCGTTATCTGGACCATTCAGATATTTCATGGTCCTAATTGATGCATCATCGAGATGGTCAAATGTGTGTCTACTGTCAACAAGAAACCATGCTTTTGCAAAGCTAATTGCTCAAATCATTAAATTGAGAGCAAATCATCCTGAGCATCGGACAAAAACCATCAGAATGGATAATGCTGCGGAATTCAGTTCTCGAGCATTTAATGATTACTGCCTAGCTTTGGGCATTTCTGTGGAGCACTCAGTACCTTATGTACATACCTAGAATGGTCTTGCGGAATCACTTATCAAGAGGATCAAGTTGATAGCAAGACTGCTCCTTCAGAACAGTAATCTTCCAGCTTCATGTTGGGGTCATGCAGTTTTACATGCTGTAGAATTGATACAAATTCAACCAACTGCATATCATACAGTCTCCCCCGTTGCAGTTAGTGCGTGGAAACCAgccaagtatttcccatctgcggcAATTTGGTTGCACGGTATATGTACCAATCTCACCACCGCAGCATACATCAATGGGCCCTCATAGACGAAtggggatctatgtggggtacaaTTCTTCGTCAATTATTAAGTACCTGGAACCCCTGACAGGGGATTTATTTATAGCCTGGTATGCTGATTGCATTTTTGGTGAGGACAATTTCCTGGCATTAAGGGGGAGAGAATAACCATAAAGAATGCCGAGAAATAGATTGGGATGTGAAAAACATCCAGTCCTTAGATCCACGTACGAATGAATCTGAACTGGAGGTTCAGAAGAttataaatttgcaaaatattgcaaataatcttccagatgcatttactgattataaaGGTGTCACAAAATCAAATGTTCCCGCTATGAATGTGCCAGAGAGAGTGGATGTGACCCATAGATCTACTCAGCCACCTAAGAGGGGGAGGAATCTGGACACAAAGGACAACGCTTTGCAGAAGCATCCAAGGGGAATGAGGAATCCTCAAATACTAAATTCAAGTCAACAGAATGTTGATATTCAACCTAGGGTTGAAGGACACCTGAAGGATGTTGGACATCCAGAACCCAACACGAGTGTGCACACAAATTTTGGTGTTGGGACATCGGAAGACCTTGATCCAATTGTTGAGGGAAATCACGAAGGATCAAAAGGTATTGATGAAATATCCATTAATTATATTGATTCAGGAGAATCATACAATAGAAAGATTATAGTTGTCGACATTTATTTCGCCTCTAGAATTGCAGAAGGCCTTGATTTGGATCGAGAACCTAACTccatggcagagtgcatgaagcGCTCAGACTGGTCCAAATGGAAGGCATCAATTGAGGATGAATTGCGCTCGCTCATAAAAAGAGGGGTATTCACTGCAGTAATACCCACTCCTCAGCATGTGTTCCCTGTGGGAGCAAAATGGGTTTTCGTTCGTAAGAGGaatgagaacaatgaggtggtgagatataaGGCGAGGCT encodes the following:
- the LOC123107444 gene encoding transcription factor bHLH14-like translates to MDDELLSPCSSFFQVSPPSGQFEHQHHQFIEFASCEVPEQWLLGDVVVPAKSEDAGDLWPAGSLLSPDSDLSELPAPSLPASTESTPRPAAKRRGRKPGPRPEGPTVSHVEAEQQRRDKLNRRFCDLRAAVPTVSRMDKASLLADAAAYIAELRARVARLEDESKQAAAARWDTNSASLGGGGASFQNFLAGDETVEVRMVGRDAAAVRVTTAAGSAPHAPARLMSALRSLELQVQHACVSRVQGATVLDVVVDVPAALQPDDGAALRSALRQRLRLRDSA